One stretch of Pomacea canaliculata isolate SZHN2017 linkage group LG1, ASM307304v1, whole genome shotgun sequence DNA includes these proteins:
- the LOC112561461 gene encoding uncharacterized protein LOC112561461, translating to MMVSAFMILVVGFLPVCYGYTWLSGAPSNGSTYYSCVGDSVTFPWAIIPSASERAELEWSFKDNDGSSEVIATYLNNEFLVPHSSRRTLKFVGNVGLMISNLKHEDFGEYSVRLIINGVIIETRYAYLRQPDPPRTDDDRLLARVLPNAIFSAGEWQVQLACGSFSSWGSSSFSVKWKVGYFVH from the exons ATGATGGTATCCGCTTTTATGATTCTCGTTGTTGGCTTTTTACCAG TTTGTTACGGGTACACGTGGCTGAGTGGAGCACCCTCCAACGGCTCTACCTACTATTCGTGTGTGGGCGACTCAGTCACCTTTCCCTGGGCCATCATCCCCTCTGCTTCTGAAAGAGCTGAGCTGGAGTGGTCTTTTAAAGACAATG ATGGCAGTTCAGAAGTTATTGCAACATACCTCAACAATGAGTTTCTCGTGCCCCACTCTTCACGGAGAACTTTGAAATTCGTTGGAAATGTTGGCCTTATGATCAGCAACTTAAAGCACGAAGATTTCGGCGAATACTCAGTTCGCCTTATCATTAACGGCGTTATTATTGAGACGAGATACGCTTACCTGAGACAACCAG ATCCTCCGAGGACGGACGACGACCGGCTGCTGGCGCGGGTGTTGCCCAACGCCATCTTCAGCGCCGGCGAGTGGCAGGTGCAGCTCGCGTGCGGTTCGTTTTCCTCCTGGGGCTCCTCATCTTTTTCTGTGAAATGGAAGGTGGGCTACTTTGTACATTAG
- the LOC112570781 gene encoding lysyl oxidase homolog 2-like, with protein sequence MMVSNEIHVDSCSAQRALFSSAKREIQEITSVFQQFVNLESDTVRLVGGSRPWNGRLEVKVNGTWGAVCSSNYYSSIALVVCRSLRLKRDASYSPQVNVGANYGTSTLPAHIGYITCTGDEDSIFNCSINYNGQSCNRYYDIAVDCLPRFTLN encoded by the exons ATGATGGTCAGTAATGAGATTCACGTAGACAGCTGTTCCGCACAGAGGGCGCTGTTCAGTTCAGCCAAGCGTGAAATCCAGGAAATCACATCCGTCTTCCAACAGTTTGTAAATCTAGAATCTG ACACTGTGCGCCTTGTCGGAGGCAGCAGACCGTGGAATGGAAGACTTGAAGTGAAGGTGAACGGCACGTGGGGAGCGGTGTGCAGCAGCAACTACTATTCGTCCATTGCCCTTGTTGTCTGCAGGAGTCTACGACTCAAGCG AGATGCAAGTTATTCGCCGCAAGTAAATGTCGGCGCAAACTACGGCACGAGCACGTTACCGGCTCACATCGGATACATTACCTGTACCGGCGATGAAGACAGCATCTTTAACTGCTCCATCAACTACAACGGTCAATCCTGTAATCGCTACTACGATATCGCAGTGGACTGCTTGCCAAGATTCACACTGAATTAA
- the LOC112561466 gene encoding neurotrypsin-like, whose amino-acid sequence MLPNPVRGSGEWHVQLACGYFTTPGTVAVLWKTPSGQILHNSTFTGDEYVLTLDNPVEEGSYTCFLDVTDPAARCVHISPTMLFSNEVHVDSCSVQGAFFHPILHEKEDMASVIHLLSRQHGTSGDMVRLADGSRPWAGRVEVKYYNGTWGTVCVDQFHSSVASVVCRMLGFIGDTPSMYDSSSYGRGTLSVLLENVYCNGNERSIFDCTHSPVGQRNCYYYEDVGVNCFPNIL is encoded by the exons ATGCTGCCGAACCCAGTGCGTGGATCAGGTGAATGGCACGTGCAGCTCGCGTGCGGCTACTTCACGACACCTGGCACTGTGGCTGTGCTGTGGAAG ACTCCATCTGGTCAGATACTCCACAACAGCACCTTCACAGGTGACGAGTATGTCCTGACCCTAGACAACCCTGTGGAGGAGGGCAGCTACACCTGCTTCCTGGATGTCACTGACCCTGCTGCCAGATGTGTTCACATATCCCCCACCATGCTGTTCAGTAACGAAGTCCATGTCGACAGCTGCTCGGTACAAGGGGCCTTCTTCCATCCAATCCTGCATGAAAAGGAAGACATGGCCTCAGTTATTCACCTTCTCTCGAGACAACATG gTACTTCAGGTGACATGGTTCGTCTGGCCGACGGCAGCAGACCGTGGGCGGGACGAGTTGAAGTGAAGTATTACAATGGTACCTGGGGAACAGTGTGTGTCGACCAGTTTCATTCGTCTGTAGCTTCTGTCGTCTGCAGAATGTTAGGGTTTATCGG GGATACACCCAGTATGTACGACTCGTCATCATACGGCAGGGGCACATTATCAGTTCTGCTGGAAAATGTGTATTGTAATGGCAATGAACGGAGCATCTTTGACTGCACACACAGCCCGGTCGGACAGCGCAATTGTTATTACTATGAAGATGTTGGAGTAAACTGTTTTCCCAACATTTTGTga
- the LOC112569447 gene encoding neurotrypsin-like, whose amino-acid sequence MKFFSELLIIAISVSVGEAFNWTSSSPDNNASYYACVGDSITFPWSYITDYHETVSYIEWYFSQTSDTYPEVIASFIHGEFFVSSSARQHLSFSGDAGLTVSGLTHNDFGVYSARVVINSYSSLETEESYIHLRLPETPSTTDQQLHARMLPNPMRGSGEWHVQLACGYFTTPGTVAVLWKTPSGQILHNSTFTGDEYVLTLDNPVEEGSYTCFLDVTDPAARCVHISPTMLFSNEVHVDNCSVQRVLGNHANQYGNEEMVLAIKLLSRQHGTYSDIVRLADGSRPWEGRVEVKYYDGTWGTVCDDEFHPSSAVVVCRMLGFIGDSPTVYGSAVYGQGSLPILLDDVSCNGNERTIFDCTHSPVGQHNCQNSEDVGVDCFPNILWI is encoded by the exons ATGAAATTCTTTTCTGAGCTCCTCATAATTGCCATCTCTGTTtcag TGGGTGAAGCCTTCAACTGGACGAGCTCCTCCCCCGACAACAACGCCTCTTACTACGCGTGTGTGGGGGACAGCATCACCTTCCCCTGGTCTTACATCACGGACTATCATGAGACCGTCAGCTACATCGAATGGTACTTCTCGCAAACTTCAG ACACATACCCCGAAGTCATTGCAAGTTTCATCCATGGAGAGTTTTTCGTGTCCAGCTCTGCACGACAACACCTGTCCTTCAGTGGCGATGCAGGTCTGACCGTCAGCGGGTTGACACACAACGACTTTGGTGTGTACTCAGCTCGTGTTGTCATCAACAGCTATTCGTCTCTTGAAACAGAAGAAAGCTACATTCACCTGCGCCTCCCAG AGACTCCTTCAACTACGGACCAACAGCTACACGCCAGGATGCTGCCGAACCCAATGCGTGGATCAGGTGAATGGCACGTGCAGCTCGCGTGCGGCTACTTCACGACACCTGGCACTGTGGCTGTGCTGTGGAAG ACTCCGTCTGGTCAGATACTCCACAACAGCACCTTCACAGGTGACGAGTATGTCCTGACACTAGACAACCCTGTGGAGGAGGGCAGCTACACCTGCTTCCTGGATGTCACTGACCCTGCTGCCAGATGTGTTCACATCTCCCCCACCATGCTGTTCAGTAACGAAGTCCATGTCGACAACTGCTCAGTACAGCGGGTCCTGGGGAATCATGCAAACCAGTATGGAAATGAAGAGATGGTCTTAGCCATCAAGCTGCTTTCCAGACAACATG GTACTTACAGTGACATAGTTCGCCTTGCCGACGGCAGCAGACCGTGGGAGGGACGAGTTGAAGTGAAGTATTACGATGGTACATGGGGAACAGTTTGTGACGATGAGTTTCATCCATCATCTGCTGTTGTCGTCTGCAGAATGTTAGGGTTTATCGG AGATTCACCAACAGTGTATGGCAGTGCAGTCTATGGCCAGGGCTCGCTACCAATTCTGCTGGACGATGTGTCTTGTAATGGCAACGAAAGGACAATATTTGACTGCACACACAGCCCAGTGGGACAGCACAACTGTCAAAACAGTGAAGATGTCGGAGTTGACTGTTTTCCAAACATTCTGtggatttaa
- the LOC112569686 gene encoding uncharacterized protein LOC112569686, producing MEVVFGFFICVISITAVQTYNWTSTSPELGATYYACPGDTVTLPWSLVTTSSETVNDVEWYFAEGGGNNTLIATYIHGELLLSHSERQHLAFVPNAGLKVSDIAPEDFGQYSVRLVINSNSSFATKGGYVFVRLPEPPAVSDRVLRARILPSAVQESGQWHVQLSCGRFNSRGSLKFSVRWKTPSGQVLNSSYSETREDILTLPNPVEEGNYSCFLDVQDPTAKCAFVSPTMMTSSNLHINSCSVQQALFNPVQQEKDEMESAFKFLIRVHDTVRLVNGNRPWKGRVEVKYNRTWGAVCDKDFSALSAAVVCGMLGLSGDTPVVHNQTLYGGGPLPILLDAVVCTGNETNILDCSHSPVGVSHCDGGGQVGVDCLPNISSN from the exons ATGGAAGTAGTTTTTGGGTTCTTCATTTGTGTAATATCCATAACAG CGGTCCAGACCTACAACTGGACAAGCACTTCACCAGAGCTCGGCGCCACGTACTACGCATGTCCGGGGGACACGGTCACCCTCCCCTGGTCTCTGGTCACCACAAGTTCTGAGACTGTCAATGATGTAGAATGGTACTTTGCAGAAGGGG GTGGAAATAACACGCTCATTGCCACTTACATCCATGGTGAGCTCCTATTGTCCCACTCAGAACGACAACACTTGGCGTTCGTCCCTAATGCGGGGTTAAAGGTCAGCGACATAGCACCAGAGGACTTTGGACAATACTCAGTTCGCCTTGTCATCAACAGCAATTCATCTTTTGCCACCAAAGGAGGATACGTGTTTGTGCGTTTGCCAG aacCTCCTGCAGTCTCAGACCGCGTGCTACGCGCACGAATATTACCGAGCGCCGTACAAGAGTCCGGACAGTGGCACGTGCAGCTCTCGTGCGGGCGCTTTAACTCTCGTGGTTCTCTGAAATTCTCTGTACGGTGGAAA accCCATCAGGGCAGGTCTTGAACAGTTCCTATTCAGAAACTCGCGAGGACATTTTGACTTTGCCCAACCCTGTAGAAGAGGGGAACTACTCCTGCTTCCTGGATGTCCAGGACCCGACAGCCAAGTGCGCCTTCGTCAGTCCCACGATGATGACCAGCAGCAACCTTCACATCAACAGCTGCTCTGTCCAGCAGGCCTTGTTTAATCCAGTCCAGcaagaaaaggatgaaatggAGTCCGCCTTTAAGTTCCTCATCAGAGTACACG ACACAGTCCGTCTTGTCAATGGCAACCGGCCGTGGAAAGGACGAGTGGAAGTCAAGTACAACAGGACCTGGGGAGCAGTTTGTGACAAAGATTTCTCTGCCTTGTCTGCTGCTGTCGTCTGCGGGATGTTAGGGCTCAGCGG agaCACACCTGTAGTGCACAACCAAACATTGTACGGTGGGGGCCCGCTGCCAATTCTGCTGGACGCTGTTGTATGTACCGGCAATGAGACCAACATCTTGGACTGCTCCCACAGTCCCGTGGGTGTCAGCCACTGTGATGGCGGGGGACAAGTCGGAGTTGACTGTTTGCCAAACATTTCGTCGAATTAA
- the LOC112570627 gene encoding antigen WC1.1-like, which yields MLHVRMLPNAVRRESGDWHVQLACGNVTSRGSLNFSVKWRTPSGLTLGSSFTENGEEILNVSPAEEGNYSCFLDIDDSTARCVDISPAMLVSNEVHVDTCSVKPPLSNLVQREKREMESVFQYLARQHDTIRLVNGSKPWNGRVEVKYNGSWAVVCDDLFSVWSATVVCTMLGVTGGAPEVRSDSFYGEGELPILLDDVMCRGNESSIFDCSHRPLGVHNCHRSEIVGVDCLSQLTSS from the exons ATGTTGCACGTGAGGATGCTGCCCAACGCTGTACGACGAGAGTCTGGAGACTGGCACGTGCAGCTCGCGTGTGGCAATGTGACCTCACGGGGGTCCCTCAACTTTTCTGTGAAGTGGAGG ACACCCTCAGGTCTCACCCTTGGCAGCAGCTTCACAGAAAATGGCGAAGAGATTTTAAATGTCAGCCCTGCAGAAGAGGGAAACTATTCCTGCTTCCTGGACATTGATGACTCCACAGCCAGGTGTGTGGACATCAGCCCCGCCATGCTGGTCAGTAACGAAGTGCACGTTGACACCTGTTCTGTCAAACCACCTTTGAGCAACTTAGTCCAGCGAGAGAAGCGGGAAATGGAATCCGTCTTCCAGTATCTTGCGAGACAGCATG acACAATTCGCTTAGTCAACGGCAGCAAACCTTGGAATGGACGAGTGGAAGTGAAGTACAACGGCAGCTGGGCGGTGGTGTGTGACGACCTCTTCTCGGTCTGGTCAGCCACTGTCGTCTGCACGATGCTAGGGGTCACAGG AGGTGCACCCGAGGTGCGCAGCGATTCCTTCTACGGTGAGGGCGAGTTGCCGATCCTGCTGGACGATGTGATGTGCCGGGGCAATGAAAGCAGCATCTTTGACTGCTCCCACAGGCCCCTGGGTGTCCACAATTGTCATCGCAGTGAAATTGTTGGAGTCGACTGTTTGTCACAACTTACGTCGAGTTAA
- the LOC112561475 gene encoding uncharacterized protein LOC112561475: MPPGDISTIGATTSLTLHYHVTPLTIKGRHFFVQTGSSHRQLPPQLLLSSLVNDPHSHEVAGADSGVGRSKHVGSCYRRTRLACHQFRDDAGPPTTDNRHVCPRPHCCCSPERCHVLSRQLAGQSAGYRSCCRPGPSGSCSWHRVQTGQLCDSRHQHTRRQHCAIHHGYSHQRCLYYNIKSHRGLPVVTTMDSSPLLRSSS, translated from the exons ATGCCGCCAGGGGACATCTCGACCATCGGTGCAACAACATCTTTGACTTTGCATT atcacgtgacaccttTGACTATAAAAGGCCGCCACTTCTTTGTCCAGACAGGTTCCAGCCATCGACAGCTTCCACCACAACTTCTACTTTCATCACTCGTCAACG ATCCTCACAGCCATGAAGTCGCTGGTGCTGATTCTGGTGTTGGCCGCAGCAAGCATGTCGGCTCATGTTACAGAAGAACGAGACTTGCTTGCCACCAATTCCGTGATGATGCTGGTCCCCCCACTACTGACAACCGTCATGTCTGTCCTCGGCCCCATTGCTGCTGCTCTCCTGAACGTTGTCACGTCCTTAGTCGGCAGCTTGCTGGGCAGTCTGCTGGGTACCGCTCTTGCTGTCGTCCAGGGCCTTCTGGCTCTTGTTCTTGGCATCGTGTCCAAACTGGTCAGCTGTGTGACAGCCGCCATCAACATACCCGTCGGCAACATTGTGCAATCCATCATGGGTACAGTCACCAGCGCTGTCTCTACTATAACATCAAATCTCACAG AGGCCTGCCTGTAGTAACTACGATGGACAGCTCTCCTTTGCTACGA TCCAGTTCCTGA
- the LOC112570390 gene encoding uncharacterized protein LOC112570390 → MHETPRMSKRVYSPVPLILIMTRRSFSDMRPFLCLTWMGALLLFASCSATSPTQSEAGWTQKLGELEARLARVEEKREQRDTSDYGDFIEMDGWVLVFRGTQGLGSPVYDAWTRTGYHDDYTFTRASMPCGCTRTNGSCDRHYRSLLLDFWPSSALDKVKLAVYEGGVEKAYMIFTGLGSNYINWFSADRLVQSSWKDLKSSAHSYFDITGFSARGTFRRFYVSKNHGGCPGDNGWLNIKDAGNSCPWETSNQNPAFVYSKAETVINWQSAGDMRGFADVMAVWVKFRPSVNLNRACMP, encoded by the exons ATGCACGAAACACCAAGAATGTCAAAGAGAGTTTACTCACCTGTCCCACTAATTCTAATCATGACCAG GAGATCTTTCTCTGACATGAGGCCATTTCTGTGTCTAACCTGGATGGGAGCACTGCTCCTTTTTGCCAGCTGCTCAGCCACTTCGCCCACACAGAGCGAGGCTGGGTGGACACAGAAACTTGGCGAGCTGGAGGCAAGACTTGCTCGAG TGGAAGAGAAACGTGAGCAGAGGGATACAAGTGATTATGGag ACTTCATCGAGATGGACGGTTGGGTCTTGGTGTTTCGCGGCACACAAGGTCTGGGATCCCCCGTGTATGACGCATGGACGCGCACTGGTTACCATGACGACTACACCTTCACCCGCGCCTCCATGCCATGCGGGTGCACGAGAACCAACGGGTCATGTGACCGTCACTACCGCAGTCTTCTGCTGGACTTCTGGCCCTCCTCTGCCCTGGATAAA GTGAAGCTGGCTGTGTATGAAGGTGGGGTGGAGAAGGCCTACATGATCTTCACCGGCCTCGGCAGCAACTACATCAACTGGTTCTCGGCGGACAGACTCGTACAGTCTTCATGGAAGGACCTGAAGTCGTCTGCTCACAGCTACTTCGATATTACAGG GTTTTCTGCACGTGGGACTTTTCGCCGGTTCTATGTTAGCAAGAATCATGGTGGATGTCCTGGTGACAACGGGTGGTTGAACATCAAGGACGCCGGAAACTCTTGTCCATGGGAGACTTCGAATCAGAACCCTGCGTTTGTTTATTCAAAAGCCGAGACAGTGATTAACTGGCAAAGCGCCG GGGACATGCGGGGCTTTGCTGACGTCATGGCAGTGTGGGTCAAGTTTCGACCCTCAGTCAATCTCAACCGAGCGTGCATGCCATGA